Proteins found in one Thunnus maccoyii chromosome 5, fThuMac1.1, whole genome shotgun sequence genomic segment:
- the kcnj11 gene encoding ATP-sensitive inward rectifier potassium channel 11 has translation MLSRKGLIPEDYFLTRLAEDELRTPKFKAKPRKARFVSKNGTCNVAHTNIREQGRFLQDVFTTLVDLKWLHTIIIFTMSFLCSWLLFGMVWWLVAFAHGDLDQNGEDFVPCVTEIDSFASAFLFSIEVQVTIGFGGRMITEECISAIIILIVQNIVGLVINAIMLGCIFMKTAQANRRAETLIFSKHAVISVRNNKLCFMIRIGDLRKSMIISASVRMQVVRRSTTEEGEVIPLDQIDIHMDNPVGTNGIFLVSPLIICHVIDKGSPLYELSSTNLQHEDIEVVVVLEGVVETTGITTQARTSYVSEEILWGQRFVPTVSEEDGMYAVDYSKFGNTMKVPTPCCSAKRLDEAGGIARFKLTEGVTLRASVARRRGSKAARRSRLDT, from the coding sequence ATGTTGTCCAGGAAAGGACTCATTCCTGAGGATTATTTCCTGACACGTTTGGCTGAGGATGAGCTGAGGACACCCAAGTTTAAGGCGAAACCGAGAAAAGCCCGGTTCGTCTCCAAGAACGGCACCTGCAATGTGGCTCACACCAACATCCGAGAACAGGGCCGATTCTTGCAGGACGTCTTCACCACTCTGGTGGATTTAAAATGGTTACACACCATCATCATTTTCACCATGTCTTTCCTGTGCAGCTGGCTTCTTTTCGGGATGGTCTGGTGGCTCGTCGCCTTTGCGCACGGCGACTTGGACCAGAACGGAGAAGACTTTGTCCCGTGCGTAACGGAAATTGACTCATTCGCTTCCGCTTTCCTCTTCTCCATAGAGGTCCAGGTGACCATCGGCTTCGGGGGGAGGATGATCACGGAGGAGTGCATCTCCGCCATCATCATCCTGATTGTGCAGAACATCGTTGGGCTGGTCATCAACGCCATCATGCTCGGATGCATCTTCATGAAAACTGCGCAAGCGAACCGGCGCGCAGAGACGCTCATTTTCAGCAAGCATGCCGTCATCTCCGTCCGAAACAACAAGCTCTGCTTCATGATCCGCATCGGGGACCTGAGGAAAAGTATGATCATCAGCGCCTCCGTGCGGATGCAGGTGGTTAGGAGATCCACCACCGAGGAGGGAGAGGTGATACCTCTGGACCAGATCGACATCCACATGGATAACCCGGTGGGCACCAACGGCATCTTCCTGGTTTCCCCCCTCATCATCTGCCACGTGATCGACAAGGGCAGCCCTCTGTATGAGCTATCCTCCACCAACCTGCAGCACGAGGACATAGAGGTGGTCGTGGTGCTGGAGGGGGTGGTGGAGACCACCGGCATCACCACTCAGGCCAGGACCTCCTACGTGTCGGAGGAGATCCTGTGGGGGCAGCGCTTCGTACCCACCGTGTCCGAAGAGGATGGCATGTACGCGGTAGACTACTCCAAGTTCGGCAACACCATGAAGGTACCGACGCCTTGCTGCAGCGCAAAGAGACTGGATGAGGCGGGAGGCATCGCTCGCTTTAAACTGACCGAGGGCGTCACCTTGCGGGCGTCTGTGGCAAGGCGGCGGGGGTCCAAGGCGGCCCGGCGCTCCAGGCTGGACACCTAG